In Sphingomonas sp. KC8, the sequence TTCCCCCGGGGTGCCGAATATATGATCGCCCAGCCTATGGGTCAGGCCGCAATGTGGTGCTGGAACGCCGACGACTGGAAGCGTCAGGATCCGGACTATGTCCACGCCTTCTGGAACGAGAAGGGCTATGCCGGCCACGACACGCCTCATCTGTTCGAGGGCGACCGCATCGTACGCTTCGAAACCAAGGTCGGCGAAGTGCGTATCGCCGGCGACATTGCCGCCGAGGTCATGCGTGGAGGCCCCGCCGCGGGTGAGGCCAGTTCGTTCATGGCGGTCATGTCCCCGCCCGAGAAGCCAATCGCGATTCGCCTGGCAGGAGCGCCACAGGGCTATCTGCCGGGCGCCGGAGTCAGGGTGACCAGTGGCAACGCGGCCGATCGCCAGCTCTATGTCACCGGCCTTTTTGGGGACACACTCCTGCTTGACGGTTTTGGTGCTGACGGCAACGCCAAGGCTGCCGATATCGAACCCGGTGACAGCGTCGAGGTGGATAATGACGCGTTTCTCGCTTACTGCCATTGGCACCGACATCATATCATTGCCGGCGAGAAAGGTTTCGACCAGGTCATTGTCGACAACGCGCCGATTTTCCCGCAGCGCCGGCCCATCTGCGTGCCGACTCCATTTGGCGGCCATTACTCCGCGCAGTTCGAAGGCAAGCTGCTCTACATGCAGCACACCCACGACACCTCGTTGTGGCCCGACCAGGCGATCCTGTACGCCGAGAATGTCAGCCGGCACGGGAACCCCGACAACTTCCGTCTCCAATGGGTGGAAAATGCAGAGCACATCCCGCCGGCATTCCTGCCGTCCAGCATCTTTCCTTCGCCTTCATCGCGCCTGATCAACTATTCCGGCGTGATCGAACAGGGCCTCGCCGACCTAGTCGCCTGGGTAGAAGAGGGTGACGTGCCGCCTGCCAGCCAATATCAATACGCGGGGGGCAAGCTGACACTGCCTCCGGAAGCTAAGGACCGCGGCGGAATTCAGCCGGTGGTCGCTGCCTCGGCAAACGGCGCATCGCGCGCGGACGTTAAAGTAGACGAGCCCGTCACGCTCGTCGTTGTGGCCGAGGTACCACCAAACGCAGGAACCATTGTGCGCGTCGAATGGGACCTGGATGGCAGCGGCACATTTCCTGTCGCGCAGGATGGTGTGGACGCGACCTCGACCGCAATCCGGCTTTCCACCACTCATGCTTATGCAAAGGCCGGCACATATTTCCCGAGCGTTCGCGTGATCGCGCAACGCGACGGCGACGTCGCCACACCACATCGCCAAATACCCAACCTCGCCCGCGTTCGCGTGGTCGTTAGCTGACAGATCGCGGCTCAATGATGTCCGAGCAACTCCGTGATCTGGCCGTTGAGCGTGTCAAAATGTTCGTCGGCCGCCACGAGGTTGCCGGACCTGAGACAGTCGAAATTGCCAAACACACTGCAACGCAATGCTTCGAGATCGCTAACCGCGAGTAACGT encodes:
- a CDS encoding tannase/feruloyl esterase family alpha/beta hydrolase, whose protein sequence is MVIDDYQGTDPYFGKPFIDVDERREQPSSHRYVHGGFENTDTRFAIYFPDKPVYQGRFFQPLGGGLGGTEFAFVGPLAGVLGGVEACFRLGGYMLESNQGHFGNDLDQRAGNDPGLYGYRASAESARFAKHLATLHYGRPPHHGYVYGGSGGARRSPLCLENAADIYDGALPFMGGGPVAPGKADEPIESVQPTGFGAMFNVRRLLGDKLASVIDAMEPGGSGNPFEGLTTYEREALADLYRLGFPRGAEYMIAQPMGQAAMWCWNADDWKRQDPDYVHAFWNEKGYAGHDTPHLFEGDRIVRFETKVGEVRIAGDIAAEVMRGGPAAGEASSFMAVMSPPEKPIAIRLAGAPQGYLPGAGVRVTSGNAADRQLYVTGLFGDTLLLDGFGADGNAKAADIEPGDSVEVDNDAFLAYCHWHRHHIIAGEKGFDQVIVDNAPIFPQRRPICVPTPFGGHYSAQFEGKLLYMQHTHDTSLWPDQAILYAENVSRHGNPDNFRLQWVENAEHIPPAFLPSSIFPSPSSRLINYSGVIEQGLADLVAWVEEGDVPPASQYQYAGGKLTLPPEAKDRGGIQPVVAASANGASRADVKVDEPVTLVVVAEVPPNAGTIVRVEWDLDGSGTFPVAQDGVDATSTAIRLSTTHAYAKAGTYFPSVRVIAQRDGDVATPHRQIPNLARVRVVVS